In Shouchella patagoniensis, the following are encoded in one genomic region:
- the ilvN gene encoding acetolactate synthase small subunit has product MKRTITVLVHNRSGVLNRITGLFSRRQYNIDSITVGVTENPSISRMTFVVVVDSMENVEQVIKQLHKQIDVLKIKDITDEATVARELVLVRIMATSVQRGEIASLAETFRAQAIDIGKESMTLQVTGNTEKVEAFIELVKPYGIQEVARTGVTAINRSAKMSTDTSRLTLIN; this is encoded by the coding sequence ATGAAACGAACAATAACGGTTTTGGTTCACAATCGCTCTGGAGTGCTAAATCGTATAACAGGTTTGTTTTCAAGAAGGCAATACAATATCGATAGTATCACTGTCGGTGTGACAGAAAATCCCTCTATATCGAGAATGACATTTGTTGTCGTTGTTGATTCGATGGAAAATGTAGAACAAGTAATAAAGCAGCTTCATAAGCAAATTGACGTATTGAAAATTAAAGATATAACGGATGAAGCAACTGTCGCTCGTGAATTGGTATTAGTCCGAATTATGGCAACTTCCGTTCAGCGAGGTGAAATAGCTTCGCTCGCTGAAACGTTTCGAGCACAGGCAATTGACATCGGCAAAGAGTCAATGACGTTGCAAGTAACAGGGAATACAGAAAAAGTGGAAGCTTTTATTGAACTTGTTAAACCATATGGGATTCAAGAAGTTGCACGAACCGGTGTAACAGCGATTAACAGAAGTGCAAAAATGAGCACGGATACGTCTAGACTAACGCTTATTAATTGA
- the ilvB gene encoding biosynthetic-type acetolactate synthase large subunit, with amino-acid sequence MIHSKETEKQPVNDKNRLCTGSEILLKALASEGVEVIFGYPGGAILPTYDEIYKLGMNHILARHEQGAIHAAEGYARITQKPGVCIVTSGPGATNVVTGIADAMMDSLPLVVITGQVGTQLIGTDAFQEADMLGITMPITKHNFQIRSVDELAQTVKEAFHIAVTGRPGPVLIDLPKDISQQVTTFRYEKKIHLPGYQPTTKPNKQQIRKVLEKLQTAKKPVLLAGAGVLHAQASEELIQFTERNQLPLVNTLLGLGSYPGNNELHLGMGGMHGTYAANMALHETDFLINIGSRFDDRLTGVLEHFAPYATIAHIDIDPAEIGKNIYVDIPVVGDAKAALTMLLQGKGPNAEHDDWRKQTQSWKREYPLWFKRDKEVIKPQELIQKLYEQTNGEAIVTTDVGQHQMWAAQFFAYNKPNRWVTSGGLGTMGFGFPAAIGAQIAEPELPVLAITGDAGFQMTLQEMSILQELQLPVKIIIVNNASLGMVRQWQQLFHGERYSHSLFPIQPDFSKLADAYSIKAIKVEKLSELDGAIEETLSHAGPVLLEVCVAKEENVYPMICPGQGHHCMEGVKPS; translated from the coding sequence ATGATTCATTCCAAGGAAACAGAGAAACAACCGGTAAATGATAAAAACAGATTGTGTACAGGTTCAGAGATCCTGTTAAAAGCGTTAGCTAGTGAGGGGGTTGAGGTCATTTTTGGCTATCCAGGCGGGGCCATTTTACCGACTTATGATGAAATATACAAGCTTGGAATGAACCATATTCTCGCTAGGCATGAACAAGGTGCGATACATGCTGCAGAAGGTTATGCACGCATTACTCAGAAGCCTGGTGTATGTATTGTTACTTCAGGACCAGGGGCTACAAATGTTGTAACTGGAATTGCTGATGCAATGATGGATTCATTACCGCTAGTTGTCATAACAGGCCAAGTTGGTACGCAATTAATTGGAACTGATGCTTTCCAAGAGGCGGATATGTTAGGGATTACAATGCCGATTACAAAACATAACTTCCAAATAAGGTCAGTTGATGAACTTGCACAAACAGTGAAGGAGGCATTTCATATTGCTGTTACTGGTAGGCCTGGACCGGTATTAATTGATTTACCTAAAGATATTTCCCAACAAGTCACAACGTTTCGCTATGAGAAAAAAATTCATTTACCTGGATACCAACCAACGACTAAACCTAATAAGCAACAAATTCGAAAGGTTCTGGAAAAGCTTCAAACTGCTAAAAAGCCTGTTTTATTGGCTGGTGCTGGAGTATTGCATGCTCAAGCAAGTGAAGAACTTATCCAATTTACCGAGAGAAACCAACTTCCGCTTGTAAATACATTATTAGGGCTAGGTTCTTACCCGGGAAATAATGAACTCCATTTAGGGATGGGTGGAATGCATGGAACATACGCAGCTAATATGGCGCTGCATGAGACTGATTTTCTAATCAACATTGGATCTCGCTTTGATGATCGTCTAACAGGGGTTTTAGAACATTTTGCTCCTTACGCAACAATTGCGCATATTGATATAGATCCGGCGGAAATCGGTAAAAACATTTATGTTGATATCCCGGTTGTTGGTGATGCAAAAGCTGCATTGACGATGTTGCTTCAAGGGAAAGGACCAAACGCGGAACATGATGATTGGCGGAAGCAGACTCAGTCATGGAAAAGAGAGTATCCACTCTGGTTTAAGCGCGACAAGGAAGTAATCAAGCCACAAGAATTAATACAGAAGTTATATGAACAAACAAATGGTGAAGCGATTGTTACAACCGATGTAGGCCAGCACCAAATGTGGGCAGCACAGTTTTTTGCTTACAATAAACCAAATCGATGGGTTACATCAGGAGGCTTAGGCACAATGGGTTTTGGTTTTCCGGCAGCTATTGGTGCCCAAATCGCCGAACCGGAATTGCCAGTCCTTGCGATTACAGGGGACGCTGGATTTCAAATGACATTACAGGAAATGTCTATACTACAAGAGCTGCAACTACCAGTAAAGATAATCATCGTTAATAATGCTTCGCTCGGAATGGTTCGACAATGGCAACAGTTATTTCATGGAGAACGTTACTCACACTCCCTCTTTCCGATACAGCCAGACTTTAGTAAGTTAGCTGATGCCTATAGTATTAAGGCTATCAAAGTTGAAAAATTATCTGAGTTGGATGGAGCAATAGAAGAAACATTGTCGCACGCTGGACCTGTGTTACTTGAGGTGTGTGTTGCAAAAGAAGAAAATGTATACCCAATGATCTGCCCAGGTCAAGGCCACCATTGCATGGAAGGGGTGAAGCCATCATGA
- the ilvD gene encoding dihydroxy-acid dehydratase, producing MRSNMIKKGIDRAPHRSLLRAAGVKEEDMDKPFIGVCNSYIDIIPGHMHLNKFAEVAKEAIIEAGGIPFEFNTIGVDDGIAMGHIGMRYSLPSREIICDSAETVINAHWFDGVFYIPNCDKITPGMLMASVRTNVPSVFVSGGPMEAGRTKDGQSLSLVSVFEGVGAFASGKLTREELLEIEQQACPTCGSCSGMFTANSMNSLMEMLGLALPGNGTLVATSKARHKLIKDAAKHLMGLIENDIRPRDIVTEETIDDAFALDMAMGGSTNTVLHTLAIANEAEIDYDLQRINQVAERVPYLCKISPASDYSMDDVHKAGGVAAIMKELVEMGAVKGDRITITGKSLYENVAHAEITNSDVIRKRETAYSPVGGLSILYGNLAPDGAVIKVGAVDPTIKIFTGEAIVFNSQEEAQDEINKGTVHADHVVVIRYEGPKGGPGMPEMLAPTSAIQGRGLGTKVALITDGRFSGASRGISIGHISPEAAEGGPIAFVENGDIISINLIDRTIEWDVSDEEFARRREGWTEPEPKVKKGYLARYSKLVTSANTGGVMKI from the coding sequence TTGAGAAGCAACATGATCAAAAAAGGGATCGACCGGGCGCCTCATCGAAGTCTTCTTCGAGCGGCTGGTGTCAAAGAAGAAGACATGGATAAGCCTTTTATCGGTGTATGTAATTCATACATTGATATTATTCCAGGTCATATGCATTTAAACAAATTTGCTGAAGTTGCGAAAGAAGCAATCATTGAAGCTGGTGGTATCCCATTTGAGTTTAATACAATTGGAGTGGATGATGGCATTGCCATGGGCCATATAGGAATGAGGTATTCACTACCGAGCAGAGAGATCATTTGCGATTCAGCAGAAACCGTTATTAACGCCCATTGGTTTGATGGTGTTTTTTATATACCGAATTGCGATAAGATTACACCTGGTATGTTAATGGCTTCGGTTCGGACGAATGTGCCATCCGTATTTGTATCGGGTGGTCCGATGGAAGCTGGTAGGACAAAGGATGGTCAGAGTCTTTCACTTGTATCTGTCTTTGAAGGAGTGGGCGCATTTGCGTCAGGTAAACTGACAAGAGAGGAACTTTTGGAAATCGAACAACAGGCTTGCCCTACATGTGGATCATGTTCAGGAATGTTTACTGCGAATTCAATGAACTCATTAATGGAAATGTTAGGTCTTGCTCTTCCAGGAAACGGGACATTGGTTGCTACTTCTAAAGCCAGGCACAAACTAATAAAAGATGCTGCTAAACATTTAATGGGATTGATTGAAAACGATATTCGACCACGGGACATTGTTACAGAAGAAACGATTGATGACGCTTTTGCGTTAGATATGGCGATGGGCGGATCAACAAATACAGTCTTGCATACATTGGCGATTGCTAATGAAGCAGAGATTGATTATGATTTGCAGAGAATTAATCAAGTTGCTGAACGAGTTCCTTATTTATGTAAGATCAGTCCTGCGTCAGATTATTCAATGGACGATGTTCATAAAGCGGGGGGCGTAGCAGCAATCATGAAAGAACTAGTGGAAATGGGAGCTGTAAAAGGTGATCGAATTACGATCACAGGAAAGTCGCTTTATGAAAATGTTGCTCATGCGGAGATAACAAATAGCGATGTGATCCGGAAAAGGGAAACGGCATATAGCCCCGTTGGTGGATTATCAATTCTTTATGGAAACCTTGCTCCAGACGGGGCGGTTATTAAAGTAGGAGCAGTTGATCCAACAATTAAAATTTTTACTGGAGAAGCGATTGTATTTAATTCACAAGAGGAAGCTCAAGATGAAATAAATAAAGGGACTGTTCACGCAGACCATGTTGTAGTCATTCGTTATGAAGGACCAAAAGGTGGACCAGGAATGCCGGAGATGCTTGCTCCAACATCTGCAATTCAGGGAAGAGGATTAGGTACAAAAGTAGCACTGATAACAGATGGACGTTTTTCAGGAGCGTCTCGTGGAATCTCAATTGGACATATTTCTCCTGAAGCGGCAGAAGGCGGTCCGATTGCTTTCGTTGAAAATGGAGATATCATTTCAATTAATTTAATAGATCGAACTATTGAGTGGGATGTTAGTGATGAAGAGTTTGCAAGACGTCGTGAAGGTTGGACAGAACCAGAGCCTAAAGTGAAAAAAGGGTATCTAGCAAGATACTCAAAATTGGTTACATCCGCAAATACGGGCGGAGTAATGAAAATTTAA
- a CDS encoding metallophosphoesterase family protein — protein sequence MNVLVVSDSHGWKKELAEIIDQKRDFVERIIHAGDSELDVGDQVLAGSQVVAGNCDLFAAFPQELHLEWNGIPVYITHGHHHGVKNDLDQLISHASRSEAKIAVYGHTHIAKAEKKHGVLLINPGSVRLPKGYNQGTYCIVTIEQKKAKVVYYSISGEEVPHLSKSFEL from the coding sequence ATGAACGTTCTTGTTGTTAGCGACAGCCATGGATGGAAAAAAGAACTAGCAGAAATCATTGACCAAAAACGTGATTTTGTTGAGCGAATCATTCATGCGGGCGATTCGGAACTTGATGTAGGTGATCAAGTATTGGCTGGTTCACAAGTAGTTGCTGGGAATTGTGATCTCTTTGCTGCTTTTCCGCAAGAGCTTCATTTAGAATGGAACGGAATTCCTGTGTACATTACACACGGACATCACCACGGTGTGAAAAATGATTTAGATCAGTTAATTTCTCATGCTAGTAGAAGTGAGGCTAAAATTGCTGTTTATGGTCACACACATATTGCTAAAGCAGAAAAAAAGCACGGCGTACTCTTAATTAACCCAGGGAGTGTTCGATTGCCTAAAGGTTATAATCAAGGGACATATTGTATAGTGACAATTGAGCAGAAAAAAGCAAAGGTTGTCTATTACTCAATTTCTGGTGAGGAAGTTCCTCATTTAAGTAAATCATTTGAGCTTTAG
- a CDS encoding XTP/dITP diphosphatase, translating into MNELVIATRNSGKVSDFKDLFSGSFQVKSLIDFPEVPEIIEDGNTFKENAAKKAETLSAYLNRPVLADDSGLIVDALDGRPGVFSARYAGPDKSDQDNIDKVLQEMADLAVEDRTARFYCVIALAKPGKETVYAEGSCEGIIAREESGTNGFGYDPIFFVPSHDKTMAQLSSREKNEISHRANALRNFKKQFVGGLL; encoded by the coding sequence ATGAATGAACTTGTAATAGCAACAAGAAATAGTGGGAAAGTTTCTGACTTTAAAGACCTTTTTTCAGGATCATTTCAGGTGAAATCTTTAATCGATTTCCCTGAAGTACCAGAAATTATTGAAGATGGAAATACGTTTAAAGAAAATGCAGCAAAGAAAGCGGAAACCCTTAGTGCTTATTTAAACAGACCTGTTCTTGCTGACGATTCAGGATTAATTGTGGATGCTCTTGATGGCCGTCCAGGTGTCTTCTCCGCGCGTTATGCAGGACCAGATAAAAGTGATCAAGATAATATAGATAAAGTTTTACAGGAGATGGCTGATCTTGCTGTAGAGGACAGAACAGCGCGTTTCTATTGTGTCATTGCTCTTGCCAAACCTGGAAAAGAGACGGTTTACGCAGAAGGGAGTTGTGAAGGGATAATTGCTAGAGAAGAAAGTGGAACTAATGGCTTTGGGTATGATCCAATCTTCTTTGTTCCCTCACACGATAAAACAATGGCCCAATTGAGCTCTCGAGAAAAAAATGAAATTAGCCATCGTGCAAACGCCTTAAGAAACTTTAAGAAGCAGTTTGTAGGGGGATTATTATGA
- the rph gene encoding ribonuclease PH: MRQDGRTKEELRDIQIIPEFTKHAEGSVLICIGDTKVICTASIENKVPPFLRGQKKGWLTAEYAMLPRATEQRTIRESAKGKLTGRTMEIQRLIGRALRAVVDLDQLGERTVWIDCDVIQADGGTRTASITGAYVALVLALKSAKESGVLSQWPVNDFLAAVSVGKLVDGGIVCDLSYEEDSQADVDMNVVLTGSGQYVEIQGSGEEAVFSRTEMNELLDLAESGIKELIEKQRLLVGEAAMWIEERRRPKNE, translated from the coding sequence ATGCGTCAAGATGGACGGACGAAAGAGGAACTTAGAGATATTCAGATAATCCCGGAATTTACGAAACATGCAGAGGGATCGGTGTTAATTTGCATCGGAGACACAAAAGTCATTTGCACAGCGTCAATTGAAAATAAGGTGCCTCCTTTTTTACGCGGACAAAAAAAAGGTTGGCTTACAGCGGAATATGCGATGCTCCCCCGGGCGACCGAACAACGGACGATTCGTGAATCAGCAAAGGGTAAGTTAACGGGAAGAACGATGGAAATCCAACGATTAATAGGAAGAGCTCTTCGGGCTGTTGTCGACTTAGATCAATTAGGAGAACGGACTGTCTGGATTGACTGTGATGTGATTCAAGCTGATGGTGGAACTCGTACGGCTTCCATTACAGGTGCATACGTTGCTCTAGTATTAGCTTTAAAAAGCGCGAAAGAATCAGGGGTATTGTCGCAATGGCCCGTGAATGATTTTTTAGCTGCTGTTTCAGTAGGCAAACTTGTCGATGGAGGCATTGTTTGTGATTTAAGTTACGAAGAAGATTCGCAAGCGGATGTTGATATGAATGTCGTGTTAACGGGTTCGGGTCAATACGTAGAAATTCAAGGAAGTGGAGAAGAGGCTGTTTTTAGTCGAACAGAGATGAATGAACTGCTTGATTTGGCTGAGTCTGGTATAAAAGAATTAATTGAAAAACAACGGTTGCTTGTTGGAGAAGCAGCAATGTGGATTGAAGAAAGGAGAAGACCAAAAAATGAATGA
- a CDS encoding GerMN domain-containing protein: MRKLVGISVPFIVVLTLATGCSSGANEPVDTLDEPPITYTTDEDGLEIRNAEEIQDEEEADEEAEEEEEGEAEEGEDEVSPDAAQESRNLRELYLIDSDGMVVPQTLTLPKTESLMKQSLEYLVVEGPLQELLPSGFRGVIPAGTEVEVNHLKEDKLAIANFSAEFGDYNPDDEKRIFEAITWTLTQFPEVEEVKIEIDGIELDKMPQTETPIVGNLTRADGINLDSSGVVDFTNSEDLTLYFLSSYENQSYYVPVTRRVENVDNAIASAVDELINGPAAMMTNLTGLSPEVQLLEDPELVDGEVVLNFNEAIQAAAGEEMVIPQTVLESLALTLTEQMGIEKVSIQVNGEAGVQSESGQEVEEVTRPTMLNVHPL; encoded by the coding sequence ATGCGTAAATTAGTAGGAATTAGCGTACCATTTATCGTTGTTCTAACATTAGCAACAGGCTGTTCGTCTGGGGCGAATGAGCCCGTAGATACATTAGATGAACCGCCTATTACGTATACAACGGATGAAGACGGTTTAGAGATTCGTAATGCTGAAGAGATTCAAGATGAGGAAGAAGCTGACGAGGAGGCAGAGGAAGAGGAAGAGGGCGAAGCTGAAGAAGGCGAAGATGAAGTGAGTCCTGATGCTGCGCAAGAATCTAGAAATTTAAGAGAGCTTTATTTAATTGACTCTGATGGAATGGTTGTACCTCAAACGTTAACACTTCCAAAGACTGAAAGTTTAATGAAGCAATCTCTTGAATATTTAGTAGTTGAAGGTCCGCTTCAAGAGCTTTTACCAAGTGGCTTTCGTGGTGTAATTCCTGCAGGGACAGAAGTGGAAGTTAATCATTTAAAAGAAGACAAGTTAGCAATAGCGAATTTCTCTGCTGAATTTGGAGACTATAATCCGGATGATGAAAAACGCATATTTGAAGCAATTACCTGGACGTTAACTCAGTTTCCGGAAGTTGAAGAAGTGAAGATTGAGATCGATGGAATAGAATTAGATAAAATGCCACAAACTGAAACGCCAATTGTAGGAAATCTAACACGTGCTGATGGCATTAACTTAGATTCTAGTGGAGTTGTGGATTTTACGAATAGTGAAGATCTTACTCTATACTTCCTAAGTTCATACGAGAATCAATCCTATTATGTTCCTGTAACGAGAAGGGTCGAAAATGTTGACAATGCAATTGCTTCGGCTGTGGATGAACTTATAAATGGACCAGCCGCTATGATGACAAATTTAACAGGGCTGTCCCCAGAAGTACAACTACTTGAAGATCCAGAACTTGTTGATGGTGAAGTTGTGCTAAACTTTAATGAGGCAATTCAAGCTGCTGCAGGAGAAGAAATGGTTATCCCGCAGACCGTGTTAGAAAGTCTTGCACTCACATTAACAGAACAAATGGGAATTGAAAAAGTGTCGATCCAAGTAAATGGAGAAGCAGGGGTGCAATCTGAAAGCGGTCAAGAGGTGGAAGAAGTCACCCGTCCTACAATGTTAAATGTCCATCCACTTTAA
- the trhO gene encoding oxygen-dependent tRNA uridine(34) hydroxylase TrhO — protein MEKEYRVLLYYYYTTIEDPELFSKEHLAFCKGINLKGRILVASEGINGTVSGLKEDTDLYKQAMENNPLFEGIVFKEDEEDGHVFKKMHVRPRSELVTLRLNEEDINPLELTGKYLSPSEWKEAMQQDNTVVIDARNDYEYDVGHFRGAVRPDIKTFRDLPEWIRENREQFENKRILTYCTGGIRCEKFSGWLKQEGFEDVSQLHGGIVTYGKDEEVQGDLWDGQCYVFDERLTVPINQINPIVVGKDYFDGTPCERYVNCANPECNKQILCSEENEHKHVRGCTPECRVHPRNLYIKEQQLSPEEHQDRLDVLGEELPVRS, from the coding sequence ATGGAAAAAGAATATCGAGTATTATTGTATTATTATTACACAACGATTGAGGATCCAGAGTTGTTTTCAAAAGAACATCTGGCATTTTGTAAGGGAATCAATTTAAAAGGGCGTATTCTTGTGGCGTCTGAAGGGATTAATGGTACGGTTTCGGGGTTAAAAGAAGACACGGATCTGTACAAACAAGCGATGGAAAACAACCCACTTTTTGAGGGAATTGTTTTTAAAGAGGATGAAGAAGATGGCCATGTATTTAAGAAAATGCATGTGCGGCCGCGTTCAGAGCTTGTAACATTGCGGTTAAATGAAGAGGATATTAATCCTCTAGAACTTACTGGGAAATATTTATCGCCATCAGAATGGAAAGAAGCAATGCAACAAGATAATACGGTTGTTATTGATGCTAGAAACGATTATGAATATGACGTAGGTCATTTTCGTGGAGCAGTTCGTCCAGATATAAAGACATTCCGTGATTTACCGGAGTGGATTAGAGAAAATAGAGAGCAGTTTGAGAACAAACGAATTTTGACATATTGTACAGGTGGCATACGTTGTGAAAAGTTTTCAGGTTGGTTAAAGCAAGAAGGCTTTGAGGACGTGTCGCAATTACATGGTGGCATTGTGACGTATGGTAAAGATGAAGAAGTGCAAGGTGACTTATGGGATGGACAATGCTACGTGTTTGATGAGCGTTTAACGGTCCCGATTAATCAAATTAATCCGATTGTAGTTGGTAAAGATTATTTTGATGGAACCCCTTGTGAACGCTATGTGAATTGTGCAAACCCAGAGTGCAATAAGCAGATTTTATGCTCGGAAGAAAATGAACATAAACATGTTCGTGGATGCACACCAGAATGTCGTGTTCACCCGCGCAATTTATATATTAAAGAGCAGCAATTATCACCTGAAGAACACCAAGATCGTTTAGATGTTTTAGGTGAGGAGTTGCCTGTACGTTCATAA
- a CDS encoding DUF362 domain-containing protein — MAFVILSPCIGEKAGECVDVCPVDCIEEGEDQYYINPDICIDCGACQGVCPVDAIVEEYEMAPEDQKFLKKAEEFFGIE, encoded by the coding sequence ATGGCTTTTGTTATATTAAGCCCATGTATTGGGGAAAAGGCTGGGGAATGTGTTGATGTATGCCCAGTAGATTGTATTGAAGAAGGGGAAGATCAATACTATATTAATCCCGATATTTGTATTGATTGTGGAGCGTGCCAAGGGGTATGTCCTGTAGATGCTATCGTAGAAGAATATGAGATGGCTCCTGAAGACCAAAAGTTCTTGAAAAAAGCAGAAGAATTTTTTGGGATTGAATAA
- the racE gene encoding glutamate racemase has protein sequence MDRPIGIIDSGFGGLTVAQEIMRQLPKETICYIGDTLRCPYGPRPVDEVRKFTWQMINRLLEENVKMIVIACNTATAVVLEEARSLLSIPVVGVIQPGAISAIQSSNNQHIAVIGTTGTITSNAYATALVAISEQVTVESLACPFFVPLVEQGIIDGEEAERVVEESLKPLKNTDFDTLILGCTHYPLLKPVIESFLPASVTIISSGEETAREVSSLLFHHSINRKSSVEPEHQFFTTGVAESFKHFASKWLAIDTKNVASISLGSSLVFPTMNRQ, from the coding sequence ATGGATAGACCGATTGGCATCATCGATTCTGGCTTCGGCGGATTAACGGTTGCCCAGGAGATTATGCGCCAGCTACCAAAAGAAACCATTTGTTATATTGGTGATACTTTAAGATGTCCGTATGGTCCAAGGCCTGTAGATGAAGTGCGAAAATTTACATGGCAAATGATTAATCGGCTTCTTGAAGAGAATGTAAAAATGATTGTTATTGCCTGTAACACTGCAACAGCTGTTGTCTTAGAGGAAGCGCGATCCTTATTGTCTATACCTGTTGTAGGAGTCATTCAACCAGGTGCGATTAGCGCAATTCAATCAAGTAATAACCAACATATTGCCGTTATAGGTACAACTGGTACAATTACAAGTAATGCTTATGCCACGGCACTCGTTGCAATTAGTGAACAAGTGACGGTGGAAAGTTTGGCTTGTCCTTTTTTTGTGCCACTTGTTGAGCAGGGAATCATTGATGGAGAAGAAGCAGAGAGAGTAGTCGAAGAGTCGTTAAAACCACTTAAGAATACTGATTTCGATACGCTTATTTTAGGGTGTACACATTACCCGTTATTGAAACCTGTAATTGAGTCATTCTTACCTGCATCCGTTACTATTATTTCATCTGGTGAAGAGACGGCTAGAGAAGTAAGTAGTCTGCTTTTTCATCACTCGATTAACCGTAAATCAAGTGTGGAACCAGAGCATCAATTTTTTACAACAGGCGTTGCAGAGTCCTTTAAGCATTTTGCTAGCAAATGGTTAGCGATCGACACAAAAAATGTGGCCTCAATTTCGCTAGGGAGTAGTTTGGTTTTTCCAACAATGAATAGACAATAA
- a CDS encoding MarR family winged helix-turn-helix transcriptional regulator: MEKPYENDHRQFEDIERSLRKVADLVKQKGREILVNFPITPPQFVALQWLNEYGDMTIGELSDGMHLAYSTTTDLIDRMEKNELVARVKDEQDRRVVRIHLKPKGQTIIRDVISQRQDYLAEMLEGFSREQVDILEENLNLLLKTMKNKREVRL, translated from the coding sequence TTGGAAAAACCTTATGAGAATGATCATCGCCAATTCGAAGACATTGAACGATCACTTCGTAAAGTAGCAGATTTAGTGAAACAAAAAGGCAGAGAAATACTAGTGAATTTTCCAATTACGCCCCCTCAATTTGTTGCATTACAATGGCTAAATGAATATGGTGATATGACTATAGGGGAACTTTCTGACGGGATGCACCTGGCATATAGTACAACAACTGATTTGATTGACCGAATGGAGAAGAATGAGTTGGTTGCACGCGTTAAAGACGAACAGGATCGGCGTGTTGTCCGTATTCATTTAAAACCAAAAGGTCAAACGATTATTCGTGATGTAATTAGCCAAAGGCAAGATTACTTAGCTGAAATGCTCGAGGGATTTTCACGGGAACAAGTAGACATTCTTGAAGAGAATTTAAACCTGTTATTAAAAACAATGAAGAATAAGCGGGAAGTTCGCTTATAA